Part of the Triticum aestivum cultivar Chinese Spring chromosome 4D, IWGSC CS RefSeq v2.1, whole genome shotgun sequence genome is shown below.
CGCACACATTTATtcaatccatgcatgcatgcatttttgcCACAATGCTCTAATCTTCTTAATTCTGGCAGGCCACGATGCAAATGAACATAGTTGCTAATTTGGTGAAATGTATTTTAATTtcaccagaataaaaattcagctGACCGCAGGCTGTCCTTGATTTGCTATCATTGTTTGCACATGGCATTAACTATGTGAAGAATTCCCTTTTTCTGTCAAACCTCACTCTCATCTGTTGCCTGCCAAAGTtagaagtcactcttccctcgtACCACTAAACTTagtctactactactactaaataGTCCAAATTCGTAAACACTGTAGGAGTTTGCAGACAGACGCACCCAGTGAGCTGCTACATTATTACCAAGTCATCAACTGAACCAATCAAAAATTACTCCATAACAAGCTTCCTAAATGGGGTCTTGTAGAACCAGCCAAAGCCAGGGTTGCGCATGAGTACATAGACAACATCTTCTGATGCGAGGGGGTAAACCTTGTGCAGGTCGCGCGCCTGCTTCTTGGAGGTCTGCGCCAGCGAGTCCCGCTCCTTGCTCAGCTGAATCTGCAATCTCAAAAGCAAGCAGCAAAAGCCTCGTCAGCCGACGGAAGCGGAACCAAACGAGAGCGGAAGGAAAACAGGAATCGAAAACCCACTGACATTGTCCTCGAGCGCGGCGCGGAGCCTGGCGTTGGTCTCCTGGAGCGCGCGGTCGAGCAGCGCGACGCGGTCCCGCAGCTCGGCGTTCTCCCGGTCCCGCTCGGCGGCGCCCTCCCTGAGCCGCGCGGCCTCCCGCTCGAGGCCCGTCACCCGGCCGGCGACGGCCAGCGCGGTGATGCGGCGCGCCAGATCCAGCTGCTCGTAGGGGTCCCGCGGCAGCACCGCCAGGACGCCGTCCGGCAGCGCGAACTCCGAGACCCCCAGCCCCGCCGCGCCCTCCGCCGGTGGCATCGCCCGCCGCGGCCAGACGAGATCTCGGCCGCTTCGGAGGGGATGGGAGGGAGCTGGCTGAAAGGGACCACTGCCTGCCGCCTCGCCGCTGCGCGTGGAAAAGTTTCGATTTTGAAATGAGATTGGGGGGCTCGGCGGCGGAAGCGAGGTTTCGAATTGTTTTGGGGTGGGCACGGGGCGGGGGAGGGACCTTGCCTCGGTCCTGTGTTTGTTTGTGTTTGGGTGGACGGACGCCCAGCCCAGACATAGCAACGGAGTATGTTTTTGTTTGGGAGTACTCTTTGATAAGAAAAATATAAGAGTATTTAGATCACTTATAAAATACCTCTGGAGTTTCGTCATATGAAACTCCGGCATGAAATGAACTCTCTTTCGGCGGAATCTCATTTCATACCGGAGTATGAAACTTCGATATGAAACACGGCAGAAAGCATTTCTCTCGGGCTCCGGGAGAAAGTTTTCTCGTTTGGAGCTCGAGGAAATGGCCTCCATGCTGCCCTTGGATTCGTGCCGTATGTGTTGAAACTGAGATTTGCACACGGCCTTGCAAAACCCTTTCTTGTGGGCGTGGTTTTCGCAGATTAACCAGACAGCTCTCTTCTGCCTTCTTTTTAAGAACCGGCGCTCTAAGAGACACGActtgagaaaagaaaagaaatgaaaaatCCTTCCTCTGCGCCGGTTTAAACTCCATCTATTTTGAGCAAGCATTTACCTTCGAAATGCTCCTGATTACAGATATGCCCAGATAAAATGGCCTACTCAACGGTATGCCTTTTCCACAGACCATTTATTCCATCACTGGATTGTTATATAGCGAATGGGTTATGCAACTGGCCTGTGATGCGCCACTTTCGAATCCCCGATGAACCATAGCAGCACAAGACCTTTCCTTGGCCCAAAACCAGGTGAACAAAACACTTGGTCTAGGGACGGACAACATGTGCAACAAGTCATTCCATTCGTCTACAGCATTCGGCACTACTAGTACCACATGTCACACCTCTTTATCACCCACTGGAGTACAAAAAGAATCGCACAACACTCACTATCAAGAGCGTTTTTGTACAAGGCTCAGACGGCACCAGGAATTTACACATACTACTAGACACAATTCAGCATGCAGCCTTACCCGACAACCAAAAAGAGAGAGACATGTATGGGAGACAACATGGCAGCATTTCCAGCCGACGCCGGTCCGCAAgctgctatgcatgcatgcatattcGTCATTATCCTTTGATGAGCGGGTTAGTACCATCAGCTTAACAACACAGGACCATCCATTGGTCCAGTCACCCGCCGCGGCTCGGCATTTCATCATCTTTTTATATGGCCCGCCTTCGTTTTCATCTCCATGGTTTCTATGTCACCTGCTCGTTCTCGTTTCGGGGCGGCTCGGCGTAGTCCTGACCGTGGTGGTGGTCGCGGACGTCCCTGAACATGGAGAAGAAAGAAACTATGCCGTCAGAAGCGCCGCCTCCTAATAACCACAGCAAGAGGGAGCCGAACGGGTTCAACGAGCCCGAGGCTGCGGGGGCGTTGCCGGCTTGCTCGAGATTTTGATCTTCGTACTGGAGAGGGTCGGTGGCTGCCGCCTCGGCGTTTTCATTCAGTTGCTGGCCCCCCTCTTGTTGGTTCCTCGTCGGCTCGGCCTGGGCCAGTAGGGGATCCGCTTCACGAGCTGCGCCAACGTCGTCGTTCATCGTGCCGGGGTCCCTCACGTTTACCCTCGCGATATGTAATGTTGAAGTGTAGATGGTGGAGGATGTGATCTGAACACCAGTCTGTTGGTGGATATGAGCTCGGCTCCTGATGAATCTCTGGAGGGCTGGCACCTGAAACACAGCAAGCCAATCTCAGGTAAATATCATGGGTGACAAGGAGACGTCGGGGCTTTTGAACCCATTAGCCATTATACTACAATCTTCCCACCATCCTATGTGCACCCTATCTAGCTCGGTAGCTATATGAGATCAAAGCAATCTTTGCGATTTATAATGCATGAAAAGTGTGACAAGAGATGCATCTTAAGCAGTTTTCAGAATCTACAAATGGAACACTTCATCGTGCCCAAGGGAACAAAGTGTCAACTGGTATTTACATGCTCAGATATGAAACAAGACAGTGGCAAGCCCTGAACAAAGAAGAGCGAAGAAAGTACAAAGCTACAGAGACAGTCGGATCAACTCACCTCAAAACGATTCCAAAAGTACAGGATTAGATGCTGCATGAATGCTGCCGTGGCAGAGAAAGCCAGGTACGAGAAGCCTGATAAAGAAAACACAAATATGCAAGTCATTTAGCTATAGGATACCTAAATTAGTTTTTCAATAGTATGTTCCAGAAAAAAACATATCCAACTACATACCGTAGGTGTATGAGAAGAAGTAGATGTGGAAAACCAGGAAATACAACAAGAAGAAGCGCGGAAAGAACTGCATTGATATAGATGTGCGcacactgcaaaagaagaagaATTAAAGTAGTTCAGTCTAAAGTAACTTTGTATGCATGACATTACTGCCTGCAAGTGGATCCCCACACTCCCTGTAAAGCTTTCTGTATCTCTAAGTAAATCTAACTGCTCTTGCAGTAGTTCAGTGAACAATCCTAGTTATTACTTGAACAATTTTACATGTGCATACTGTAGTAAGATCCCAATTCTGTAAAAGTAATCATAAAGCATATTCCAGCACTATGGTCACCTGATCATCGTGAACAGCTCACATAACCACACAAGAGTCAGAACAAGAAATGCGAGCAACTGGTCATCGTAGAACTCAAACAGAAAAAAGAGGATCCCAATCATGATCTACAGAGACAAGAGTACAAGAATTTGTGTTAAGTATACAGTTATACATTTTCAACAAGAATTTAAGTTAGTTAAATACATTGAAGTGTTTTGCCATACCGGAACAAAAACCAGTGATTCAATGACATGCACAAATATCAGTTGAAATGTGGGCAGCTGGTGGCGTGCATGGTGTTGAAGCTGCACTGAAAATTTCAGGGAAACATGCATTATTTATTATCCATTCATGAAAGTAGTTTCTGCAACCTACAGCAAGAAACACAAACCTGTGAACCTAAGCATGCGGGACTGTGTTTCCCTCAGGGTAAATGAAACAGACATGGTGGTTGTGAAGAATACAAAGAGTGACATTAGAAGGACACCACATTTCGTCACAAAGTAATCTGCAAACAGCAAATGTACAAGACATCAGAATTCAATAGACATAAATGAGGAAGGAATCTTGTGAGACATGTAAAGCAATAAAAGGGCTGTTGCAAAAATTGAAAATATTGTGGTTCCACATTTTCTACTCACATTATGTTGCAAGATTAGCAGTACAAATCTCATCAGGTACAAAAACATTCATGCCAATAATACACCGTGTAAAGACAGACACAACGTGTAGTCAGGTCAATTTTGAGAGAACAGGTTAAGGAAACAATATACAGACCTCCGAATCTTGTAGGGCCTGTTGGCGGTTCATGCCCATAACTAAGATCATAAAGCTCCTTTGTCTGAAAGTTATATAGATAACCTGCATATTATGCCAAGGGGGAAACCCATCTATCAAAATGGGTCGTCTTAAAGAACAAATAAAGATAAGACTCCTAACATGTGACATTTGACATGCTTCCAAGCAAGTCCTGTGCGTTTATCA
Proteins encoded:
- the LOC123095630 gene encoding membralin-like protein At1g60995 isoform X1 codes for the protein MDPEQTFLRVHARLSGMLSQLLTPRIRLALEYLYLAGAVALFCLLVVMHTNFVQQPGCSSEFTGIEFGEAQLVQIKIISGGLWASKGASYIMDLQNLGRSAEKILEVNGDKFNVLASKFLSTWVGPGARRRVPELKTTGEGSVHHPLSAKESIKAAATYLSRKWYSRAALFWRNIKQVSDNALQLMVRSNWDDFLHLIKDLQLPSMDHLLSNIVKWFEKRSKSFEPTYLYGVEKGYFLLSEVAKNSHGVRTINITISARNPCFGNRWQQLLINSIVGYDTILTNSLVNSPGQGYLYNFQTKELYDLSYGHEPPTGPTRFGDYFVTKCGVLLMSLFVFFTTTMSVSFTLRETQSRMLRFTVQLQHHARHQLPTFQLIFVHVIESLVFVPIMIGILFFLFEFYDDQLLAFLVLTLVWLCELFTMISVRTSISMQFFPRFFLLYFLVFHIYFFSYTYGFSYLAFSATAAFMQHLILYFWNRFEVPALQRFIRSRAHIHQQTGVQITSSTIYTSTLHIARVNVRDPGTMNDDVGAAREADPLLAQAEPTRNQQEGGQQLNENAEAAATDPLQYEDQNLEQAGNAPAASGSLNPFGSLLLWLLGGGASDGIVSFFSMFRDVRDHHHGQDYAEPPRNENEQVT
- the LOC123095630 gene encoding membralin-like protein At1g60995 isoform X3 encodes the protein MDPEQTFLRVHARLSGMLSQLLTPRIRLALEYLYLAGAVALFCLLVVMHTNFVQQPGCSSEFTGIEFGEAQLVQIKIISGGLWASKGASYIMDLQNLGRSAEKILEVNGDKFNVLASKFLSTWVGPGARRRVPELKTTGEGSVHHPLSAKESIKAAATYLSRKWYSRAALFWRNIKQVSDNALQLMVRSNWDDFLHLIKDLQLPSMDHLLSNIVKWFEKRSKSFEPTYLYGVEKGYFLLSEVAKNSHGVRTINITISARNPCFGNRWQQLLINSIVGYDTILTNSLVNSPGQGYLYNFQTKELYDLSYGHEPPTGPTRFGDYFVTKCGVLLMSLFVFFTTTMSVSFTLRETQSRMLRFTVQLQHHARHQLPTFQLIFVHVIESLVFVPIMIGILFFLFEFYDDQLLAFLVLTLVWLCELFTMISVRTSISMQFFPRFFLLYFLVFHIYFFSYTYGFSYLAFSATAAFMQHLILYFWNRFEVPALQRFIRSRAHIHQQTGVQITSSTIYTSTLHIARVNVRDPGTMNDDVGAAREADPLLAQAEPTRNQQEGGQQLNENAEAAATDPLQDVRDHHHGQDYAEPPRNENEQVT
- the LOC123095630 gene encoding membralin-like protein At1g60995 isoform X2; its protein translation is MDPEQTFLRVHARLSGMLSQLLTPRIRLALEYLYLAGAVALFCLLVVMHTNFVQQPGCSSEFTGIEFGEAQLVQIKIISGGLWASKGVPELKTTGEGSVHHPLSAKESIKAAATYLSRKWYSRAALFWRNIKQVSDNALQLMVRSNWDDFLHLIKDLQLPSMDHLLSNIVKWFEKRSKSFEPTYLYGVEKGYFLLSEVAKNSHGVRTINITISARNPCFGNRWQQLLINSIVGYDTILTNSLVNSPGQGYLYNFQTKELYDLSYGHEPPTGPTRFGDYFVTKCGVLLMSLFVFFTTTMSVSFTLRETQSRMLRFTVQLQHHARHQLPTFQLIFVHVIESLVFVPIMIGILFFLFEFYDDQLLAFLVLTLVWLCELFTMISVRTSISMQFFPRFFLLYFLVFHIYFFSYTYGFSYLAFSATAAFMQHLILYFWNRFEVPALQRFIRSRAHIHQQTGVQITSSTIYTSTLHIARVNVRDPGTMNDDVGAAREADPLLAQAEPTRNQQEGGQQLNENAEAAATDPLQYEDQNLEQAGNAPAASGSLNPFGSLLLWLLGGGASDGIVSFFSMFRDVRDHHHGQDYAEPPRNENEQVT